A genomic window from Quercus lobata isolate SW786 chromosome 10, ValleyOak3.0 Primary Assembly, whole genome shotgun sequence includes:
- the LOC115964050 gene encoding proline transporter 1-like: protein MATREETSYIEAFITEQGPIMSSVKHENGLTSAHTIDHDSWQQVGLLLVTSFNCGYILSFSNLMLVPLGWTWGIICLVVVGLYTAYANWLLAAFHFINGQRFIRYRDLMGFLFGREMYHITWVFQYLTILLTNMGFILLGGKALKEINSEFSDSPLRLQFYIIITGAAYFLFAFLIPTMSAMRRWLGISTILTFTYIIILLVVLVKDGKSNKNKDYKIHGSKLDKVFNGFGAISAIIVCNTSGLLLEIQSTLRKPAVENMRKALYTQYTAGLLVYYGVSIVGYWAYGSAVSTYLPEELSGPKWVKIVINFATFLQSIVSQHTFLAPIHETLDTNFLKLDESMDSKENIKRRFYMRAVLFSFNTFVTAAFPFMGDFVDLFGSFSLIPITFVFPSMIFLKVKGNTSRVEKKGWHWSNIILFSLLAVVTTVSAVRLIVNDVQQYSFFANT from the exons ATGGCAACCCGGGAAGAAACAAGTTATATAGAAGCTTTCATTACCGAACAAGGTCCAATAATGAGCAGTGTAAAACATGAAAATGGTCTTACATCTGCTCATACCATAGACCATG ATTCCTGGCAACAAGTTGGGTTGCTGCTGGTGACAAGCTTCAACTGCGGATACATATTGAGTTTTTCAAATCTTATGTTGGTGCCTCTGGGTTGGACTTGGGGTATCATATGTCTGGTTGTTGTGGGTCTCTACACTGCCTATGCTAACTGGCTCTTGGCcgcttttcacttcatcaatggCCAGAGGTTCATTAGATACAGAGATCTTATGGGCTTTCTTTTTG GCAGAGAAATGTATCATATCACCTGGGTGTTCCAATACTTGACTATTCTTCTAACAAACATGGGTTTCATTCTCCTCGGTGGTAAAGCGCTTAAG GAGATCAATTCAGAATTTAGTGATTCACCCTTGAGGCTCCAATTTTACATCATCATCACTGGAGCAGCCTACTTCTTATTCGCATTTCTCATTCCAACTATGTCAGCAATGAGAAGATGGCTAGGAATCTCTACTATCCTCACCTTCACTTACATTATCATCCTTCTTGTGGTACTAGTTAAGGACG GGAAATCTAACAAAAACAAGGATTATAAGATTCATGGAAGTAAATTAGACAAGGTGTTCAATGGCTTTGGTGCAATTTCAGCCATTATTGTCTGTAACACCTCCGGCCTGCTACTCGAAATACAG TCAACTTTGCGCAAGCCAGCAGTCGAGAACATGAGAAAAGCCTTATATACTCAATACACTGCTGGGCTCTTAGTTTACTATGGTGTAAGCATCGTAGGTTACTGGGCTTATGGTTCAGCAGTATCCACATACCTTCCTGAAGAACTAAGCGGTCCCAAATGGGTCAAGATTGTCATCAACTTTGCTACCTTTCTACAGTCTATAGTGTCCCAGCAT ACGTTTCTTGCACCAATTCATGAGACCCTTGATACAAACTTCCTCAAGCTTGATGAAAGTATGGATTCGAAAGAAAACATCAAACGTAGATTCTACATGCGAGCAGTCCTCTTCTCATTTAACACATTCGTGACAGCAGCTTTTCCTTTCATGGGggactttgtggacttgtttgGATCATTTTCCCTCATACCTATAACCTTTGTGTTCCCAAGTATGATTTTTCTCAAG GTCAAAGGAAATACATCCAGAGTAGAAAAGAAGGGGTGGCATTGGTCCaacattattcttttttctctacttGCCGTTGTAACCACAGTTTCTGCAGTTCGGTTGATTGTTAACGATGTTCAGCAGTATAGTTTCTTTGCAAATACATGA